The Halobacterium sp. CBA1132 genome has a segment encoding these proteins:
- a CDS encoding 50S ribosomal protein L1 translates to MADNDIEEAVARALEEAPERNFRETVDLAINLRDLDLNDPSNRVDEGVVLPSGTGQETQIVVFAEGETAVRAEEVADEVYGGDEVADLADDTDAAKDLADATDFFVAEASMMQDIAGALGQVLGPRGKMPTPLQPDDDVVETVDRMKNTVQLRSRDRRTFHTRVGAEDMSAENIADNIDVILRRLHADLEKGPLNIDAVYVKTTMGPAVEVA, encoded by the coding sequence ATGGCAGACAACGATATTGAAGAGGCCGTAGCTCGCGCACTCGAGGAGGCCCCAGAGCGGAATTTCCGTGAGACGGTGGACCTCGCGATCAACCTGCGCGACCTCGACCTCAACGACCCGTCGAATCGTGTCGACGAGGGCGTCGTACTGCCGTCGGGCACCGGACAGGAGACACAGATTGTGGTCTTCGCAGAAGGCGAGACCGCAGTTCGAGCCGAGGAAGTCGCGGACGAGGTCTACGGTGGCGACGAAGTCGCCGACCTCGCCGACGACACCGACGCCGCGAAGGACCTCGCTGACGCGACGGACTTCTTCGTGGCCGAAGCATCCATGATGCAAGACATCGCGGGTGCGCTCGGTCAAGTGCTCGGTCCGCGCGGCAAGATGCCGACGCCGCTCCAGCCCGACGACGACGTCGTCGAGACAGTCGACCGAATGAAAAACACCGTGCAGCTTCGCAGCCGCGACCGGCGCACGTTCCACACGCGCGTCGGCGCGGAGGACATGTCCGCCGAGAACATCGCGGACAACATCGACGTCATTCTGCGCCGCCTGCACGCGGACCTCGAAAAGGGCCCGCTCAACATCGACGCCGTCTACGTGAAGACGACGATGGGGCCCGCCGTGGAGGTGGCTTAG
- a CDS encoding trans-aconitate 2-methyltransferase — protein sequence MAPPSEDTDNGTAPNDWDSDAYDGSHSFVFEYGEGVVGLLDPQPSDRVLDLGCGTGHLTAAIADTGARVVGVDRAATMLADARTNYPSLAFVRGDARELPFAAPFDAVFSNAALHWIPGDDHGDVLDSVSGALRPGGRFVAELGGAGNVSAIVDAVSRELESRGREVENPWYFPTVGEYASRLEARGFEVRYAAHFDRPTELDGGDDGLVEWLGMFGDSLLADVPEGEHDDVLAAVADDLRDELYEDGTWTADYRRLRFEAVRTDA from the coding sequence ATGGCGCCACCGAGCGAGGACACCGACAACGGGACAGCGCCCAACGACTGGGACAGCGACGCGTACGACGGCAGCCACTCGTTCGTCTTCGAGTACGGCGAGGGTGTCGTCGGCCTCCTCGACCCGCAGCCGAGCGACCGCGTCCTCGACCTCGGCTGCGGCACCGGCCACCTGACCGCGGCCATCGCGGACACAGGCGCGCGCGTCGTCGGCGTGGACCGCGCGGCGACGATGCTCGCGGACGCGCGAACGAACTACCCGAGCCTGGCGTTCGTCCGCGGGGACGCCCGCGAACTTCCATTCGCGGCGCCGTTCGACGCCGTGTTCTCGAACGCCGCGCTCCACTGGATTCCCGGCGACGACCACGGCGACGTGCTGGATTCAGTTTCCGGTGCGCTCCGCCCCGGCGGTCGGTTTGTCGCCGAACTCGGCGGCGCGGGCAACGTCTCGGCCATCGTGGACGCGGTCAGCCGAGAACTCGAATCTCGCGGGCGCGAGGTCGAGAACCCGTGGTACTTCCCGACCGTCGGCGAGTACGCCAGCCGACTGGAAGCCCGCGGCTTCGAAGTCAGGTACGCCGCGCACTTCGACCGGCCGACCGAGCTGGACGGCGGCGACGACGGCCTCGTCGAGTGGCTGGGGATGTTCGGGGACAGCCTGCTCGCGGATGTCCCCGAAGGAGAACACGACGACGTTCTCGCCGCCGTTGCCGATGACCTCCGAGATGAGTTGTACGAGGACGGTACGTGGACCGCTGACTACCGGCGGCTCCGCTTCGAGGCAGTCAGAACGGACGCGTAA
- a CDS encoding 50S ribosomal protein L11, whose product MAETIEVLVAGGQADPGPPLGPELGPTPVDVQAVVQEINEQTAAFDGTEVPVTIEYEEDGSFTIEVGVPPTAALVKDEAGFETGSGEPNEEFVADLSIEQLKTIAEQKKPDLLAYDTRNAAKEVAGTCASMGVTIEGEDARTFNERVASGEYDEVLGAEEAAA is encoded by the coding sequence ATGGCTGAGACTATCGAAGTGCTCGTGGCAGGCGGCCAGGCCGACCCCGGCCCGCCGCTCGGTCCCGAGCTCGGACCGACGCCCGTCGACGTGCAGGCAGTCGTACAGGAAATCAACGAGCAGACCGCCGCCTTCGACGGTACGGAGGTCCCGGTCACCATCGAGTACGAGGAGGACGGCTCGTTCACCATCGAAGTCGGTGTCCCGCCGACGGCCGCCCTCGTGAAGGACGAGGCCGGCTTCGAGACCGGTTCCGGCGAGCCCAACGAGGAGTTCGTCGCGGACCTCTCCATCGAGCAGCTGAAGACCATCGCCGAGCAGAAGAAGCCCGACCTGCTGGCGTACGACACCCGTAACGCCGCGAAGGAAGTCGCGGGCACCTGCGCTTCCATGGGCGTCACCATCGAGGGCGAGGACGCGCGGACGTTCAACGAGCGCGTCGCGTCCGGCGAGTACGACGAAGTTCTCGGCGCGGAAGAAGCGGCAGCGTAA